Genomic DNA from Leptospira broomii serovar Hurstbridge str. 5399:
TCGCGAGAGCTTGTTTCTTTACTCAGGAAAGAATTATTTTTCAAGAACAGGAGGTCCCGCCGAATACGGAAGAATCCGAACCGCAAATCCCTCCCCCGTCAATACCGGACGCGCCTCAAGAGGAAGAGCGACCTCAGTATGAAATTTAATTATGAATATCCTTCTCTTGTCTCGCGAAGATGAAACGGAAGATAAGAAATTTAAAGTCACCGATCCGATACGAATCAATCATATTAGAAATATTTTAAAGAAGAAGCCTTCCGATTCGATTAAGGCGGGAATTCTAAACGATTCTTTAGGAAAATTCAAGATCATTTACATTGATACGAAGTACATCCTCGGTAATTACGTTAAAATCGTCGTGCCGAAAAGGCGAACGCCTTCGCTATCATTATTTTCCGCCGTACAAAGACCTCCCACCGTGGAAAAAATTCTGCATTTAGCCGGAACTTGGGGGATCGAGTCGATCAAATTTCACACAACAGATCTATCTCGTGACGAATACCTTACCTCCCCTATCTGGAAATCCGAGAATTTACGGGCCGAACTAAGGATAGGAATGGAACAGGGTTGGAACGTTTTCGAACCGTCGATTTCCTTAGGATTTTCTATCCCTATAGCGAATGAAAGAACTAGATCCAAGGCAAAATTTTCCGACGTGCTTCCGGACTTTTCCGGTTCTCTTTTCTATTTAGATCGTAAAGGTGGCATGTTCGATTCGCTACTTTCCGCACGGATGAGTATTTTAAATGTAGGGTTCCTGCTCGGACCTGAACCTGGATGGAGTGCTAAAGAAATGAAACGATTTCGAGAAATCGGAGCCTCTCCGCTCAATGTATCTTCTGCGATACTTCGGAGCGAGCACGCATTGGCCTTTTTACTCGCTCAATGGGAACTTGTTTTAAAAAGTAAGGGAATTGGAAAATAGAATTTTCTGCTCGTCTTGAGCGGTAAACGTATTTGAAGTACTATTGTATACCCAACGTCGTACATCCTGCACTCGAATCGTTACGACCCCCAGATTCAAAGCGACCTCGATTGCCCCTACTGCATTATTATCGATTTTAAATGCTTCGCTATTTTGAGTGAAATTCTTCTTGGTATAATATCCTGATACCATGAATAAGCTTCCGATCGGAAGATATACTCCCACGAAGACTCGAGAGTGATTTGGGCCGTTATAGCGTTCCAAGTTTGTCTCGATCGACATTCTGTAAAAGGCTAGTATGATGGAGGTGAATGTTCCCTTTAAACGTGGTCCGTTTGGATCCACAAGTTTGGCCGCCTGTAATTTTGTTTCGGGAATATTGGTAGAGACATTCGATTGAAATCTTTCTAATTCGTAGAAGCTGTCAAAATACATCGGAATATAATTCGAATCCATATTCCTATACTCGGGTTTAACTTTTAAATAAATGTCCTTACCACCGAGTCGTAAGACGGTCCCATAATGGGTACCTTTCGCATTGTTTAAATTTTTAATC
This window encodes:
- a CDS encoding RsmE family RNA methyltransferase; the encoded protein is MNILLLSREDETEDKKFKVTDPIRINHIRNILKKKPSDSIKAGILNDSLGKFKIIYIDTKYILGNYVKIVVPKRRTPSLSLFSAVQRPPTVEKILHLAGTWGIESIKFHTTDLSRDEYLTSPIWKSENLRAELRIGMEQGWNVFEPSISLGFSIPIANERTRSKAKFSDVLPDFSGSLFYLDRKGGMFDSLLSARMSILNVGFLLGPEPGWSAKEMKRFREIGASPLNVSSAILRSEHALAFLLAQWELVLKSKGIGK